From Ignavibacteriales bacterium, a single genomic window includes:
- a CDS encoding ATP-binding protein, translating to MSKKKIIEKLKEYHFEFKHLTVLFIILFSFQLILSFINKSSINSFLSKTQDWYQKDSAERLANLTTTSLELLVETLNPKEKLEDDEVNRIIQSFDIIFSQQVLQHNIEEICVLVTKDKNIYAIDDGSILFSFLFKNEYNPPKPKVGHSNAIKIFQSIKNDLISKEQIYSILTDKQTFHILVPFVLRGEFVGALYMKNTPNFSFITNQISSSYDETSVIYLSLILFGLLAMYFISSYTVKERDEAQKLLFEEHEKNLKKQFNYEKELLFTKRIYHTHHKAEKVMGFIKDDLRQLNPENTKEIKDRVTKYSNFISRVIYDMKWYDPPVQTIRNPIFRTNLNEVIRFIVEHIFLRISRKSNAYQIELNLDENLPIVPVNEFVIWEIIEPLIQNSIEHGGEQFLTIIIKTKYNPEQKLSTIEISDDGKGILPELIEKTDDGIQKIFLENVTSKKTDMQNVGYGCYIAYEISKRCGWELHAKNFSGKGCALIIAIKN from the coding sequence ATGAGCAAAAAAAAAATAATTGAGAAATTGAAGGAATATCATTTCGAGTTCAAACATCTTACCGTTCTCTTTATTATTCTTTTCTCATTTCAATTAATACTTTCTTTCATAAATAAATCTTCTATCAATAGCTTTTTAAGTAAAACCCAGGATTGGTATCAAAAAGATTCCGCTGAGCGACTTGCTAATTTAACAACTACATCGTTGGAGCTATTAGTGGAAACTCTAAATCCAAAAGAAAAACTTGAAGATGATGAAGTGAACAGAATCATTCAGTCATTCGATATAATTTTTAGCCAGCAAGTGCTTCAGCATAATATTGAAGAGATTTGTGTGTTGGTAACAAAGGATAAAAACATTTACGCAATTGATGATGGCAGTATTTTATTTTCTTTCTTATTTAAGAATGAATACAATCCACCGAAACCAAAGGTTGGGCATTCAAACGCAATAAAAATTTTTCAAAGTATAAAGAATGATTTGATCTCAAAAGAACAAATTTACAGCATCTTAACGGACAAACAGACTTTTCATATTTTAGTGCCGTTTGTTTTACGCGGAGAATTTGTTGGCGCACTTTATATGAAAAATACTCCAAATTTTTCTTTCATAACAAATCAAATCAGTTCAAGCTACGATGAAACTTCTGTTATATATCTTTCGTTAATTCTATTTGGTTTACTGGCAATGTACTTTATTTCCAGTTACACTGTAAAGGAAAGAGACGAAGCACAAAAACTTTTATTTGAGGAGCACGAAAAGAATTTAAAAAAACAATTCAACTATGAAAAAGAATTGCTTTTTACTAAAAGGATTTATCACACTCATCATAAAGCAGAAAAGGTGATGGGTTTTATTAAAGACGATTTACGACAGCTTAACCCGGAGAACACTAAAGAAATTAAAGATAGAGTTACAAAATACTCCAACTTCATTTCGCGTGTAATTTATGATATGAAATGGTACGATCCGCCGGTGCAGACAATTAGGAATCCAATCTTCAGGACAAATTTAAATGAGGTTATTCGTTTTATTGTTGAGCATATTTTCTTAAGAATTTCAAGAAAGTCGAATGCTTATCAAATAGAATTAAATTTGGATGAAAATCTCCCCATCGTTCCGGTAAATGAATTTGTTATTTGGGAAATTATAGAACCGTTAATACAAAACAGCATTGAACACGGCGGCGAACAGTTTCTTACCATAATTATAAAGACGAAATACAATCCGGAACAAAAACTATCAACCATAGAAATTTCTGATGATGGGAAAGGTATTTTGCCAGAATTGATAGAAAAAACTGATGATGGAATTCAAAAAATATTTTTGGAAAATGTAACAAGCAAAAAAACCGATATGCAAAATGTTGGGTATGGTTGCTATATAGCTTATGAGATTAGCAAACGCTGCGGCTGGGAATTGCATGCTAAAAATTTCAGCGGCAAAGGATGTGCATTAATTATTGCTATAAAAAACTAA
- a CDS encoding extracellular solute-binding protein translates to MKFEKLFYVIVSTILITAFILIGYVSSPLNSRNPEGPVKKIYFVDHISIAHQKVIDLFNQKYKGQIQVVAINTPFEKFSTNERKELLARYLRSKSERIDVLAVDQIWVPRFAKWCIPLDKLITQKQKDNLLPQALESSIYKNTLVAIPIYIDIAVMFYRKDLLMELPDFKIWQKKLSESITWEDFILLNQRLKKQNPFFLFPADDYEGLICSFAEMMAEQNKSIVEYNKLNLISPEAVKSLQLLVDLVNKYGVSPKQVCEFKENPSYDYFVENNGIFLRGWASFEVNYKDKFKSPNATIEKAPTPHFAGGKVTSVFGGWNLMISKYSTKVSESMTFINFIQSKEAQKIMYEVGGYLPINNEIYSDSAYINKHNELKFYKTLLQHGFHRPFLENYTNISDILSYYLNLAMQQKITVKDALTKAEEKINQTSNF, encoded by the coding sequence ATGAAATTTGAGAAACTTTTTTATGTTATTGTAAGCACTATTCTTATTACAGCCTTTATACTAATTGGATATGTTTCTTCACCATTAAATTCCCGAAACCCGGAAGGTCCAGTTAAAAAGATATATTTTGTCGATCATATTTCTATTGCTCATCAAAAAGTGATTGATCTTTTTAATCAAAAATACAAGGGTCAAATTCAGGTTGTTGCTATAAATACTCCATTTGAAAAGTTTAGCACAAATGAAAGGAAAGAACTTCTTGCAAGGTATTTGCGAAGTAAAAGTGAACGAATTGATGTTTTAGCCGTCGACCAGATATGGGTTCCCCGTTTTGCTAAGTGGTGTATCCCGTTGGATAAACTTATCACACAAAAACAAAAAGACAATTTATTGCCGCAAGCATTAGAATCCAGTATTTATAAAAATACTTTAGTTGCTATTCCAATTTACATTGATATAGCTGTGATGTTTTACAGGAAAGATTTATTGATGGAGTTGCCAGATTTTAAAATATGGCAAAAGAAGCTAAGCGAATCTATTACCTGGGAGGATTTTATACTGCTTAATCAAAGACTTAAAAAGCAAAATCCTTTCTTCTTATTCCCCGCAGATGATTATGAAGGGCTTATATGCAGCTTTGCAGAAATGATGGCTGAACAAAACAAAAGTATTGTTGAGTACAATAAACTAAATCTTATTTCACCAGAAGCAGTTAAATCTTTACAGCTACTTGTAGATTTAGTAAATAAATATGGCGTTTCCCCAAAACAGGTATGTGAGTTTAAAGAAAATCCAAGCTATGATTATTTTGTTGAAAATAACGGTATATTTTTACGCGGTTGGGCAAGCTTTGAGGTTAACTACAAGGATAAATTCAAATCTCCTAATGCAACAATTGAAAAAGCACCAACTCCGCACTTTGCAGGTGGAAAAGTAACTTCTGTATTTGGCGGCTGGAATTTAATGATTTCAAAATATTCAACCAAAGTATCGGAATCAATGACATTTATTAATTTTATTCAAAGTAAAGAAGCACAAAAAATTATGTACGAGGTTGGCGGATATTTACCCATCAACAATGAAATATACTCTGATTCAGCTTATATTAACAAACATAATGAACTAAAATTTTACAAGACACTTCTGCAGCATGGTTTCCACAGACCATTTTTAGAAAATTATACAAATATTTCAGACATACTTTCGTACTATTTAAATTTGGCAATGCAGCAAAAAATTACTGTTAAAGATGCGTTGACAAAGGCAGAAGAAAAAATAAATCAAACTAGTAATTTTTAG
- a CDS encoding sodium:solute symporter yields MISNFSLLDSFILFIYLIVVLSIGFNYSRKRDRNTTDYFLAGRNMGWIVVGLSIFATNISSEHFIGLAGSGASRGLAVGQFELMAIFILILLGWFLAPIFLKSGVITMPEFLGERFDSRSRKFFTIFSLVIYLFTKISVTLFAGGILFSKIFGLNIYASAIIIILVTGLYCVIGGAHAVMRTHVFQAILFILAAIILTLYGLSEVGGISGLKAKLPSHFFNMFKPASDPDFPWTGIIFGAPIIAFWYWCADQYIMQRLLSSKSINDARRGSLLAAFLKILPVFVLVLPGLIAAILYPEISGDEAYPVLLASNLLPIGVKGFVVAGLLAAIMSSLASVFNSMAALYTNDIYKPKHLEASERELVLIGRLSTTIFVVVAILCVPLVKIITSQVYLYLQSLQGYVSPPITAVFIFGLTMKRITAKAAIWTLIIGEIIGLSRFALDMLVNMGYVQNSFLIAIKEINFLHFAIILFAISSFLLLAVSFLFQKQEVSKVQKIKYSFADSFKEFSYNFNNSGAVSGYRTNLLLSVFILIIILGMWSLW; encoded by the coding sequence GTGATTAGTAATTTTTCATTACTTGATAGTTTTATTCTTTTTATATACTTAATCGTTGTATTAAGTATTGGTTTTAACTACTCTCGTAAAAGGGATAGAAATACAACCGATTATTTTCTTGCCGGAAGAAATATGGGTTGGATAGTTGTCGGCTTATCTATTTTTGCTACAAATATTTCCAGCGAGCATTTTATTGGATTGGCAGGATCGGGCGCTTCACGAGGTTTAGCTGTTGGGCAGTTTGAACTTATGGCGATCTTTATATTGATTCTTCTCGGATGGTTTCTAGCGCCGATTTTTCTAAAATCGGGAGTTATTACAATGCCGGAATTTCTGGGAGAACGGTTTGACTCGAGAAGCAGAAAATTTTTCACAATCTTTTCACTTGTAATTTATTTGTTTACAAAAATATCGGTTACTTTATTTGCTGGCGGGATACTATTCTCTAAAATTTTCGGATTAAATATTTATGCATCGGCTATAATTATAATTTTAGTTACAGGTTTATACTGTGTTATTGGTGGTGCTCATGCGGTTATGCGTACTCATGTTTTTCAGGCAATACTTTTTATATTAGCTGCAATTATACTTACACTATATGGTTTATCTGAAGTTGGTGGAATAAGCGGTTTGAAAGCAAAACTACCAAGCCACTTTTTTAATATGTTCAAACCAGCTTCCGATCCTGATTTTCCGTGGACAGGAATTATCTTTGGCGCACCGATTATTGCTTTTTGGTATTGGTGTGCCGATCAATATATAATGCAAAGGCTGCTTAGTTCTAAAAGTATAAACGATGCCCGCCGAGGATCTCTTCTGGCAGCTTTTCTAAAAATTCTGCCGGTATTTGTTTTGGTATTACCCGGTTTAATTGCTGCAATTTTATATCCGGAAATTTCCGGAGATGAAGCATACCCGGTATTGCTTGCAAGTAACTTGCTTCCCATCGGGGTTAAAGGATTTGTAGTTGCCGGCTTATTAGCAGCAATAATGTCATCACTTGCAAGTGTGTTTAACAGTATGGCGGCATTGTATACCAACGATATTTACAAACCTAAACATCTTGAAGCATCGGAAAGAGAACTAGTTCTTATAGGAAGGCTTTCTACAACCATATTTGTTGTTGTAGCAATTTTATGTGTACCGTTAGTTAAAATAATTACCAGCCAGGTCTATCTTTACTTACAGAGTTTACAAGGTTATGTTAGTCCTCCAATAACCGCAGTTTTTATTTTTGGATTAACTATGAAACGTATAACTGCTAAAGCTGCAATATGGACTTTGATAATTGGAGAGATTATTGGATTATCAAGATTTGCATTGGATATGTTGGTAAATATGGGTTATGTTCAAAATTCTTTTCTAATTGCTATTAAAGAAATAAACTTTTTACATTTTGCAATAATTTTATTTGCAATAAGTTCTTTTTTACTATTAGCCGTCAGCTTTCTATTCCAAAAACAAGAAGTATCTAAAGTACAAAAAATCAAATATTCTTTTGCAGATAGCTTTAAGGAATTTAGTTACAATTTCAATAACTCCGGTGCAGTAAGTGGATACAGAACTAACTTGCTTTTATCGGTATTTATTCTAATTATCATCCTTGGAATGTGGAGTTTGTGGTAA
- a CDS encoding sigma-54 dependent transcriptional regulator — MLANSQVKVLLIEDEEFDVRRVQNTIAPFSDQISIIKIVSNGKDALDLLEDEEIDLDVVIMDFQIAGGLMGESLIQRIKEINSSIQIIVITKMTINITDYNFANKLIKAGAFWYCTKYPGDIEEYIYQPTDFIISIFNAYEKCVLERERLKSNQKLMRNINDVLRQKRIIGESPLMVKLREDIKKYSHGNVVVLIKGASGTGKELVAYNIHYNSNRKFENFIPINCGSLPNELVESEFFGYEKGAFTGADKKKLGLFEIANNGTIFLDEITELPLLAQVKLLRVIQDGELEKIGRTEKIKVDVRIIAATNRNIEEEVKAKRFREDLYYRLNVVPIEVPELKQRPADIPLLIQYYMAQLSIDMGKEKPFIDAGAQEILLNYEWPGNIRELINVVQRFLFIDERIITPLVAQRTLGVTEADSLETKKFEGIKFLDDGEIIPLKQMEKMIREKYFMFVRRNSTSDTEAAKKLGLAPPNYYRMAKELGLK; from the coding sequence ATGCTTGCAAATAGTCAGGTAAAGGTTTTATTGATTGAAGATGAAGAATTTGATGTTCGAAGAGTTCAGAATACTATTGCTCCATTCTCAGATCAGATTTCTATAATTAAAATTGTATCTAACGGTAAAGATGCTTTAGATCTACTAGAGGATGAAGAAATTGATCTTGATGTTGTAATTATGGATTTCCAGATAGCCGGCGGCTTAATGGGAGAAAGCTTAATTCAAAGAATTAAAGAAATTAATTCTTCAATTCAAATTATTGTAATTACCAAAATGACTATTAACATAACAGATTACAATTTTGCGAATAAACTAATTAAAGCAGGTGCGTTTTGGTACTGCACAAAATATCCCGGTGATATTGAAGAATATATTTACCAGCCAACTGATTTTATAATCAGCATTTTTAATGCTTACGAAAAATGCGTGCTTGAAAGAGAAAGATTGAAGTCTAATCAAAAATTAATGAGGAATATTAACGATGTATTAAGACAAAAAAGAATCATCGGTGAATCTCCGTTGATGGTTAAACTGCGGGAAGATATTAAAAAATATTCTCACGGTAACGTAGTTGTGCTTATTAAAGGCGCTTCCGGTACCGGTAAAGAATTAGTTGCTTATAATATTCACTACAACAGCAACAGAAAGTTTGAGAATTTTATTCCGATTAACTGTGGTAGTCTTCCTAACGAACTTGTTGAAAGTGAATTTTTTGGTTATGAAAAAGGCGCTTTTACCGGAGCGGATAAAAAGAAGTTAGGATTATTTGAAATTGCCAACAACGGTACAATTTTTTTGGATGAAATTACAGAACTACCGCTATTAGCTCAGGTAAAGTTGCTTAGAGTTATACAGGATGGTGAATTGGAAAAGATAGGTCGAACAGAAAAAATAAAAGTTGACGTTAGAATAATTGCTGCCACTAACAGAAATATTGAGGAAGAGGTTAAAGCTAAAAGATTTAGAGAAGATCTTTATTACCGGTTAAATGTTGTTCCGATTGAAGTGCCAGAGCTAAAGCAAAGACCAGCTGATATTCCACTTTTAATACAGTATTATATGGCTCAATTAAGTATTGATATGGGTAAGGAAAAACCGTTTATAGACGCCGGGGCGCAGGAAATTCTTCTCAATTATGAATGGCCTGGTAATATAAGAGAACTGATTAATGTTGTTCAACGATTTCTATTTATAGATGAAAGAATTATAACTCCACTGGTTGCACAACGGACTTTGGGTGTAACTGAAGCAGATTCTTTAGAAACGAAAAAATTTGAAGGAATAAAATTTTTAGATGATGGTGAGATAATTCCACTTAAACAGATGGAAAAAATGATTAGAGAAAAATATTTTATGTTTGTAAGAAGGAATTCAACATCGGATACTGAAGCAGCAAAAAAACTTGGCTTGGCACCACCAAATTATTATCGCATGGCAAAAGAATTGGGATTAAAATAA
- a CDS encoding T9SS type A sorting domain-containing protein: MTRKFFIIITLINLFLSTSFLHSQVGTLKPTLSLPISDGVFVPYQNGMPVPSFEKQDRQIIDLRGIWKKQRFTANHDFSLAERNTDGYNNIVTEAQDRFTAAYDDNTWEDKNIPGVENTMYAFPKVPEYYQDGVWYRYKFNLSDSVNGKFIKLIFYSVNYIADVWLNGNYLGYHEGGYTPFAFDVSGKLNFSGQNVLAVRVDNPAWGTRTDIVPYPKVDWFNYAGIIHDVYLEISNPVSIVRADIVPKDTNGNIQTSVTVYNKSTITKNADVNIEVFSADVNPNNLKTEKASELIGNAENINGNSSANFDVLKDSIHIFKTNLQIENPKLWSPKNPNLYVMKITLKENGNVLDEFYTQFGIRTVVRSSDKVLLNGKVVFFTGVARHEDHPLYGRSIPIDTIFSDLEKVKDVNANMLRTAHYPNHLFTYLIADRLGIAIVEEIPVWQFDLAEAWQIQNNDRHIHEQMFKEMIFKDYNRPSILFWSTCNECNDVDNRKVFIQKMWAELNGKFKDGRLVIQSAAADRPGPDDPSQAVCDVAGWTLYFGIFYGSSYFGGTTNFLVNAKAKNPGKPVMDTEFGYWSSEDNSTLDKQVKIFNDTFNAFKTFAPISSSGNFNTNGFLMGTTWWCIFDWYSHGHPNGFQSMGLYTMNRSKLKPVGQTLKDTYEPYFNLGGVVTGIEETKKSEVPKEFKLEQNFPNPFNPATVISWQLPIRSYVQLKIFDILGKEVATLVDEERDAGSYNNQFSIANNQLPSGIYFYQIKAGSFIDIKKIVLLK; the protein is encoded by the coding sequence ATGACAAGAAAATTTTTCATTATAATCACTTTAATTAACTTATTTCTTTCAACCTCATTTCTTCATTCTCAGGTAGGAACACTAAAACCAACTTTATCGCTGCCAATAAGTGATGGCGTTTTCGTTCCATATCAAAATGGTATGCCGGTTCCTTCTTTTGAAAAACAGGATCGACAGATAATTGATTTGAGAGGAATATGGAAGAAACAACGGTTCACAGCAAATCATGATTTTTCATTAGCTGAAAGAAACACTGATGGGTACAACAATATTGTTACAGAGGCGCAGGATCGTTTTACAGCAGCTTATGATGATAATACCTGGGAGGATAAAAATATTCCTGGCGTTGAAAACACAATGTACGCTTTTCCTAAAGTGCCGGAATACTATCAGGACGGAGTGTGGTATAGATACAAGTTTAACTTATCGGATTCTGTTAACGGTAAATTTATCAAACTGATTTTTTATTCTGTGAATTATATAGCAGATGTTTGGTTAAATGGAAATTACCTCGGCTATCACGAAGGAGGTTATACTCCATTTGCATTTGATGTTTCCGGCAAGTTGAATTTTAGCGGGCAAAATGTTTTGGCGGTAAGAGTTGATAATCCCGCTTGGGGAACAAGGACTGATATTGTTCCTTACCCTAAAGTTGATTGGTTTAATTATGCTGGAATTATTCACGATGTTTACCTTGAAATATCTAATCCGGTTTCTATAGTAAGAGCGGACATCGTTCCCAAAGATACTAATGGAAATATTCAAACATCAGTTACAGTTTATAATAAATCAACTATAACAAAAAATGCTGATGTAAATATTGAAGTCTTTTCTGCGGATGTTAACCCAAACAATTTAAAGACAGAAAAAGCCTCGGAACTGATTGGCAACGCTGAAAATATTAACGGTAATTCATCGGCAAATTTTGATGTATTAAAAGATTCAATTCATATTTTCAAAACAAATCTTCAGATTGAAAACCCAAAATTGTGGTCGCCTAAAAATCCCAATTTGTACGTGATGAAAATAACTCTTAAAGAAAACGGAAATGTGTTAGATGAGTTTTATACACAATTTGGAATACGAACCGTTGTCAGATCATCGGATAAAGTATTGCTAAATGGAAAAGTTGTGTTCTTTACCGGAGTTGCACGGCACGAAGATCACCCGCTTTATGGCAGAAGCATACCAATCGACACAATTTTTTCTGATCTTGAAAAAGTTAAAGATGTAAATGCAAATATGCTGCGTACCGCTCACTATCCAAACCATCTTTTCACATATCTTATAGCAGACAGGCTCGGTATAGCCATCGTTGAAGAAATTCCGGTATGGCAATTCGATTTGGCAGAAGCCTGGCAAATACAAAACAATGACCGGCATATTCATGAACAAATGTTTAAGGAAATGATTTTTAAAGATTATAACCGCCCTTCAATTTTATTCTGGAGCACTTGTAACGAATGTAATGATGTTGATAACCGGAAGGTTTTTATTCAGAAGATGTGGGCTGAATTAAATGGCAAATTTAAAGATGGCAGATTGGTTATACAGTCAGCTGCGGCGGATCGACCTGGACCGGATGATCCATCACAAGCAGTTTGCGATGTTGCGGGTTGGACACTTTACTTTGGGATTTTTTATGGATCATCCTACTTTGGCGGCACAACAAATTTCTTAGTTAATGCAAAAGCAAAAAATCCAGGTAAACCGGTTATGGATACTGAATTTGGATACTGGTCAAGTGAGGATAATTCAACATTAGATAAGCAGGTTAAAATCTTTAATGATACGTTTAACGCATTCAAAACATTTGCACCAATTTCTTCCAGTGGTAACTTTAATACAAATGGATTTTTGATGGGAACAACCTGGTGGTGTATTTTTGACTGGTATTCTCATGGGCATCCTAATGGTTTTCAGAGCATGGGTTTGTATACTATGAACAGAAGTAAATTAAAACCTGTCGGGCAAACATTAAAAGATACATATGAACCATACTTCAATCTTGGTGGTGTTGTAACAGGTATTGAAGAAACTAAAAAAAGTGAAGTTCCGAAAGAATTTAAGTTAGAACAGAATTTTCCAAATCCCTTTAATCCTGCCACAGTTATAAGCTGGCAGTTGCCAATCCGCAGTTATGTACAATTAAAAATTTTTGATATTTTGGGAAAGGAAGTAGCAACACTTGTTGATGAAGAGAGAGATGCTGGTTCTTATAACAATCAATTTTCGATAGCTAATAATCAATTGCCAAGCGGAATTTATTTTTACCAGATTAAAGCTGGTAGTTTTATTGATATAAAGAAGATAGTTTTGCTTAAGTAA
- a CDS encoding T9SS type A sorting domain-containing protein → MKKLLMVLFLFSCASFINAQWIVNGFENVAADTLFRHPPTPGQASGEGALTLTDLTTGQYDGTGALQCDYVVHSSESYGGYTQLTYQVPQSDSTYLDWSSAKALRLWYNVVTPANPVASVEFRMQIFDGGAGYWDGGGDHESWYINMGTAMYDDTPGWKSLIIPLTDLGKGAPNATGFSLPGWAGTENNGVLDLNKVGGYVLEWETPGIVNNGKGTGTIIFDKLEFLDTAYPPVSTFDSTAVNSFFALDNMSWAGAGNDGIIALTDVTDKPFEGYSSLKLDIKVNNSQSWGGYVNAQHSMPDGTFLPDLSANTDLVFFIKVLTPFTGADQRVTMRFFLYDGSVATEPWQMTVPVNLYQTSDWQMIKLRLESKGVGLSVLPRDGFTIPSWESGNIGDGNLNLDKIKSWKIEFSGSADAPYVQGEICEGSLMVDLLTPEGYRSTDVTAPPPPDGLLAVQGTYSNLVTWNDVPGESGEIYNVYYSENPIPNPIPDPLPAGVEVAKLAVPEGTSVWEQLLRSPNTDQSVSYYYAVNAVDKAGNVGEIVQTPQPITNMAKGVSTISLNAPTSTFVADGDLKEWAGITPIVMSVTDGSGTVAPNTLINGDADLKVTAYVAVDPTYLYVAFDIEDDVVVVRPESEIASYLSDCPDLFLGTYNWHGAPHGAYKRGATPDYHFRFSKNRCLLDGTNSDSLVIPGTADYFWGEKFPTGYTVEARISWENLAKKRNAGQTNFDDVFVPQEGMRIPIDFSINDNDDPVGSREGIMCYSPNNNDLSWGTTSRWLWTWIGNKWAVGVNDNKALAYSYALDQNYPNPFNPATQIKYSIEKPGLVSMKIYDVLGREVKELVNQFQSAGVYSVNFDASNLSSGIYLYQITSGQFQSAKKMMLVK, encoded by the coding sequence ATGAAGAAACTTTTAATGGTTCTATTCCTTTTTTCCTGTGCATCATTTATTAACGCCCAATGGATTGTAAATGGGTTTGAAAATGTTGCGGCTGATACTCTTTTCAGACATCCACCTACACCAGGTCAAGCATCAGGTGAAGGTGCATTAACGTTGACCGATCTAACCACTGGTCAATACGATGGAACTGGCGCTTTACAATGTGATTATGTTGTGCATAGTTCGGAAAGCTACGGAGGCTATACACAGCTTACCTATCAGGTTCCGCAGAGTGATTCTACTTATCTGGATTGGTCTAGTGCCAAGGCATTAAGACTTTGGTACAATGTTGTTACACCCGCAAATCCGGTTGCTTCTGTAGAATTCAGAATGCAGATTTTTGACGGTGGTGCTGGTTATTGGGATGGTGGAGGTGACCACGAAAGCTGGTATATTAATATGGGTACAGCAATGTATGATGATACACCAGGATGGAAGTCGCTTATTATACCTTTAACTGATTTAGGAAAAGGTGCACCAAATGCTACAGGATTTTCATTACCAGGATGGGCTGGAACAGAAAATAATGGAGTACTAGATCTAAACAAAGTTGGCGGATATGTTTTAGAATGGGAAACACCTGGTATTGTAAATAATGGAAAAGGAACTGGTACAATCATTTTTGATAAATTGGAATTTCTTGATACTGCTTACCCACCAGTTTCTACTTTTGATTCTACTGCAGTAAATAGTTTCTTTGCTCTTGATAATATGTCTTGGGCAGGCGCTGGTAATGATGGCATTATTGCCTTAACAGATGTTACCGATAAACCATTTGAAGGTTATTCATCACTTAAACTTGATATTAAAGTGAATAACAGTCAAAGCTGGGGCGGTTATGTAAATGCCCAGCACAGTATGCCAGATGGCACCTTTTTACCAGATTTATCTGCTAATACAGATCTTGTATTTTTTATAAAAGTCCTCACTCCTTTCACCGGTGCAGATCAACGAGTTACTATGCGCTTCTTCCTATATGATGGAAGTGTGGCAACTGAACCCTGGCAAATGACGGTTCCTGTCAATCTCTATCAAACATCTGATTGGCAGATGATCAAACTTCGTCTTGAAAGTAAAGGAGTTGGTCTTAGTGTTCTTCCAAGGGATGGTTTTACTATTCCTTCCTGGGAATCAGGTAATATCGGGGATGGAAATTTAAACTTAGATAAAATTAAATCCTGGAAAATAGAATTTTCAGGTAGTGCAGATGCTCCTTATGTTCAGGGAGAAATTTGCGAAGGTTCATTGATGGTAGATTTATTAACCCCTGAAGGATACAGATCTACAGACGTTACTGCTCCACCTCCACCAGATGGTTTGTTAGCAGTTCAGGGCACTTACTCTAACTTGGTTACCTGGAACGATGTTCCTGGTGAATCAGGTGAAATTTATAATGTTTATTATAGCGAAAATCCAATTCCTAATCCTATTCCAGATCCACTGCCTGCAGGTGTTGAAGTTGCAAAACTTGCAGTTCCAGAAGGCACTTCAGTATGGGAACAACTTTTAAGGTCTCCGAATACTGATCAATCTGTTAGCTATTATTATGCTGTTAATGCAGTTGATAAAGCAGGTAATGTTGGAGAAATCGTTCAGACTCCTCAACCAATTACAAATATGGCAAAAGGTGTTTCTACAATTTCTCTTAATGCTCCAACTTCTACTTTTGTTGCAGATGGCGATCTTAAAGAATGGGCAGGCATTACTCCAATAGTTATGTCTGTTACAGACGGTTCGGGAACAGTTGCGCCAAATACATTAATAAATGGTGATGCTGACTTAAAAGTTACTGCCTATGTAGCTGTAGATCCAACTTACTTGTATGTTGCTTTTGATATTGAAGATGATGTAGTTGTTGTTAGACCTGAATCTGAAATAGCATCTTACTTAAGCGACTGTCCGGATCTTTTTCTAGGCACATATAATTGGCATGGCGCTCCACACGGAGCTTATAAGAGAGGTGCAACACCAGATTACCATTTCCGTTTTTCAAAAAACAGATGTTTACTTGATGGAACAAATTCTGATTCATTAGTTATACCTGGAACTGCAGATTATTTTTGGGGTGAAAAGTTCCCAACTGGTTATACTGTAGAAGCAAGAATTTCCTGGGAAAATTTAGCAAAGAAACGTAATGCCGGTCAAACTAATTTTGATGATGTTTTTGTTCCACAGGAAGGAATGAGAATTCCAATTGACTTCTCTATAAACGATAATGATGATCCTGTTGGTTCAAGAGAAGGTATTATGTGCTATTCACCTAATAACAACGATCTATCCTGGGGTACTACTTCACGTTGGTTATGGACGTGGATTGGCAATAAGTGGGCTGTTGGTGTAAATGATAACAAAGCGCTTGCATATAGTTATGCATTAGATCAAAACTATCCTAACCCATTCAATCCTGCCACACAAATAAAATACTCAATTGAAAAACCAGGATTGGTTTCAATGAAGATCTATGATGTTTTAGGAAGAGAAGTAAAAGAATTAGTTAATCAGTTCCAAAGTGCTGGCGTCTATTCAGTAAACTTCGATGCAAGCAACTTATCAAGCGGAATCTATTTATATCAAATCACTTCTGGTCAATTCCAGAGTGCAAAAAAGATGATGCTTGTTAAATAA